A window from Ruminiclostridium josui JCM 17888 encodes these proteins:
- the priA gene encoding primosomal protein N', with protein MKVTTVSVVLNNTTRTFDKKYTYSVPENMSRQIFKGLRVLVPFGSGEQVREGFVLETNPLIYEDKPIVYKEIKEILEPYPLLTNDSIQLLEWMKRRYICTYSDIIKCMLPPGISVKTVKNIKINNDFHKDFKKSGLKKVLELLSDCGGECEYEELRGLCNIKGFKAAIEELCQSGAVLIEESYEQKVNKKTVKAVSLARPTSEIIDELENNQIKRIQHVRVLEILLDNEIVSVSDMQRFAGVTTSVLDTLSKHGYISYKTLEIKRNPLKDKHYEKTEPLSPTEDQARALTFLKKQLDCGNFQETLLHGITGSGKTEVYLQLISHCFSLGKKAIILVPEISLTPQMVERFVSRFGKRVAVIHSKLSLGERFDQWKLIRDGKVDVVVGARSAVFAPLENLGLIVIDEEHEGSYKSESIPRYNAKDVARKRCEINNCLLVYGSATPSVETYYSAETGKINLLEMQNRPKTAVLPKVELVDMRIELENGNKTPFSYRLLEELIKNKENNQQSILFLNRRGFSTFVICRNCGYTMKCPECSIALTYHSKTKRLICHYCGFTVQNPSLCPSCNSENIRYFGIGTQKIEEEVIKRIPEASVIRMDMDTIGYKNAHEEILNRFKNENINIMVGTQMIAKGHDFPNVTLVGVLAADGMLNAGDYRASERTFQLLTQVSGRAGRGDIGGRVIIQTYNTDEYSILAACNHDFKAFYKQEIMIRKRLDYPPFTNIAVVTFSGRRDRGVFEAAKSVKPLLCEECSKSTLVLGPSRCPIPKIANKYRWRLVVKERDIELLIERLSDMGDRFWKNNKDKDVTMGIDINPYNML; from the coding sequence ATGAAAGTAACAACTGTATCAGTGGTACTAAACAATACAACCAGAACTTTTGATAAAAAATATACGTATAGTGTACCTGAAAACATGTCTCGACAGATTTTTAAAGGTTTACGAGTTCTTGTTCCATTCGGTAGCGGAGAGCAGGTAAGAGAAGGGTTTGTCCTGGAAACAAACCCTTTGATTTACGAAGATAAGCCTATTGTGTATAAGGAAATAAAGGAAATATTAGAGCCTTATCCCCTTTTGACAAATGACAGTATACAGCTTCTGGAATGGATGAAAAGAAGATATATATGTACATACTCAGACATTATTAAATGTATGTTGCCTCCGGGGATAAGTGTAAAAACAGTTAAGAATATAAAAATTAATAATGATTTTCATAAAGATTTTAAAAAGTCAGGTCTAAAAAAGGTTTTAGAGCTTCTTTCAGATTGCGGAGGAGAATGTGAGTATGAAGAACTTAGAGGTCTTTGTAACATAAAAGGATTTAAGGCGGCTATAGAGGAGCTTTGCCAATCCGGAGCAGTTTTGATTGAAGAAAGTTATGAGCAGAAGGTTAATAAAAAGACTGTTAAAGCTGTAAGTCTTGCAAGACCAACCTCTGAGATAATAGATGAACTTGAAAACAACCAGATTAAGAGAATACAACATGTAAGAGTTCTTGAGATACTTCTTGATAATGAAATAGTATCGGTTAGTGATATGCAAAGGTTTGCCGGTGTCACAACTTCAGTGCTTGATACTCTTAGCAAACACGGATACATAAGCTACAAGACTCTTGAAATTAAAAGAAATCCTCTTAAGGATAAGCATTATGAAAAGACGGAACCGCTATCACCTACAGAGGATCAGGCACGTGCTTTGACGTTTTTAAAGAAACAGCTTGACTGCGGAAATTTTCAGGAAACATTGCTTCATGGTATTACAGGAAGTGGAAAGACAGAGGTATACCTTCAGCTTATTTCCCACTGCTTTTCATTAGGGAAAAAGGCTATTATACTTGTGCCGGAAATTTCACTGACACCTCAGATGGTAGAAAGATTTGTCTCAAGATTTGGAAAGAGAGTTGCTGTAATTCACTCAAAACTGTCTCTGGGTGAAAGATTTGATCAGTGGAAGCTCATAAGAGACGGTAAAGTAGATGTGGTAGTAGGAGCACGGTCGGCGGTATTTGCTCCTTTGGAAAATCTGGGATTGATTGTTATAGATGAAGAACATGAGGGTTCCTACAAGTCTGAATCTATTCCTAGATATAATGCAAAGGACGTTGCCCGAAAGAGATGTGAAATTAACAACTGCCTGCTTGTATACGGTTCGGCAACACCTTCTGTTGAAACATATTACAGTGCTGAAACAGGGAAAATTAACCTTCTGGAAATGCAAAATAGACCGAAAACTGCAGTACTGCCAAAAGTTGAGCTTGTTGATATGAGAATCGAACTTGAAAACGGAAATAAGACGCCTTTTAGTTACAGATTGTTAGAAGAGCTTATAAAGAACAAGGAAAACAATCAGCAGAGTATTTTGTTTCTTAACAGAAGAGGATTTTCAACTTTTGTAATTTGTAGAAATTGTGGTTATACTATGAAATGTCCAGAGTGCAGTATTGCGCTGACTTATCATTCAAAAACTAAAAGATTGATTTGTCACTATTGCGGCTTTACTGTACAGAATCCTTCACTATGCCCATCCTGTAATAGTGAAAATATCAGGTATTTTGGTATAGGAACGCAGAAGATTGAAGAAGAAGTTATAAAGCGCATTCCAGAGGCTTCGGTAATACGAATGGATATGGACACCATAGGTTACAAAAATGCACATGAGGAAATATTGAACCGATTTAAAAATGAAAATATAAATATCATGGTAGGCACACAGATGATAGCCAAAGGACATGATTTTCCAAATGTTACCCTTGTAGGAGTACTTGCGGCGGACGGTATGCTTAATGCCGGGGACTACAGAGCCTCTGAAAGGACTTTCCAGCTTCTTACCCAGGTTTCCGGCAGGGCTGGAAGAGGAGATATCGGAGGCCGTGTAATCATACAAACATATAATACTGATGAGTACAGTATTCTTGCAGCATGTAACCATGATTTTAAGGCATTTTATAAACAGGAAATCATGATTCGTAAAAGACTTGATTATCCTCCGTTTACAAATATTGCAGTGGTTACCTTTTCAGGCAGAAGAGACAGAGGTGTTTTTGAGGCTGCCAAAAGTGTTAAACCTCTTCTATGTGAAGAGTGTTCGAAAAGCACTCTTGTACTTGGACCTTCCCGATGTCCGATACCTAAGATTGCTAACAAGTACCGCTGGAGGCTTGTTGTAAAGGAAAGAGACATAGAGCTGCTTATTGAACGACTATCAGACATGGGTGATAGGTTTTGGAAAAATAACAAGGATAAAGATGTTACCATGGGAATAGATATAAATCCTTATAATATGCTATAA
- a CDS encoding NusG domain II-containing protein produces MLKKGDIILLLVIVLGILSAVFFGREDAVSLSNTSGIPVDNIGITAIIKKNDKVIRRINLTSLNKREVINISGVHKATIVAEKNRICFLESDCPDKICVKTGWLSQPGEIAVCLPNKIIIKLEQDKNQNVDGVVK; encoded by the coding sequence ATGTTGAAAAAGGGTGACATAATTCTTTTGCTGGTAATAGTTCTTGGCATTTTGTCAGCTGTATTTTTTGGCAGGGAAGATGCAGTCAGTTTAAGCAATACCAGTGGAATCCCAGTTGATAACATAGGTATTACAGCAATAATAAAAAAGAATGACAAAGTAATTAGAAGAATTAATCTAACCAGTCTGAATAAACGAGAAGTGATTAATATATCAGGAGTGCATAAGGCAACTATTGTAGCAGAAAAAAACAGAATTTGCTTTCTTGAATCAGATTGTCCAGATAAGATTTGTGTGAAAACCGGCTGGCTCAGCCAACCGGGAGAAATAGCGGTTTGTCTTCCTAATAAAATAATTATTAAGCTTGAGCAAGATAAGAATCAAAATGTGGATGGAGTGGTAAAGTGA
- a CDS encoding polyprenyl synthetase family protein codes for MFFENQRLNNDIKKVEENLRTNVTSKNQLLVQAITDTVGAGGKRLRPAMVIVSSYFGKIQQDKLIKLASAIELLHTATLIHDDVLDYSPYRRNRETVYKKYGRDMAIYCGDFLYTKALLMLAGIAPANKLTIAAKAVKTICEGEVDQYRDKYVMNLSVPSYLKRISRKTAVLFAASCALGASCAKCNPRITNSLSKLGFYYGVMFQMIDDYRDYKNDDQEWGKPVFNDLSKGILTLPGIYACKNNKEIYEKVENYWRSDNKTNEELHNIISLICSSGGMEYTENYIQRYRQKAFREIENLPKGEARDILADLINKLHI; via the coding sequence ATGTTTTTTGAAAACCAAAGGTTAAACAATGATATCAAAAAAGTCGAAGAAAATCTACGCACTAACGTTACTTCAAAAAACCAGCTTTTGGTTCAGGCCATTACCGATACGGTGGGGGCAGGAGGTAAGAGACTTAGACCAGCAATGGTTATAGTTTCATCATATTTCGGTAAGATACAACAGGACAAGCTTATTAAGCTTGCAAGTGCTATAGAGCTTCTTCATACTGCTACACTGATACACGATGATGTTTTGGATTACTCACCATATAGGAGAAACAGAGAAACAGTATACAAAAAATACGGAAGAGATATGGCTATTTACTGCGGTGATTTTTTGTATACTAAGGCACTTTTGATGCTTGCGGGAATTGCTCCTGCAAACAAGTTGACAATAGCAGCTAAAGCTGTTAAGACAATATGTGAGGGCGAAGTAGACCAATACAGAGATAAGTATGTAATGAACTTGTCAGTTCCTTCATACCTGAAAAGAATTTCAAGAAAAACCGCAGTACTTTTTGCGGCTTCTTGCGCATTAGGTGCATCATGTGCAAAATGTAATCCACGTATTACAAACAGTCTTTCGAAACTGGGCTTTTACTACGGAGTTATGTTTCAGATGATTGACGATTACCGGGATTATAAAAATGATGATCAAGAATGGGGAAAGCCTGTCTTTAATGACCTTTCCAAGGGGATACTAACTCTTCCAGGAATATATGCTTGCAAAAATAATAAAGAAATATATGAAAAGGTAGAGAACTACTGGAGAAGTGATAATAAGACAAATGAAGAACTTCATAATATAATTTCTCTGATATGTTCTTCAGGGGGGATGGAATATACCGAAAACTACATACAAAGGTATAGGCAGAAGGCTTTCCGAGAAATAGAAAACCTTCCAAAAGGAGAGGCTAGAGACATTCTTGCTGATTTGATTAATAAATTGCATATCTGA
- a CDS encoding Gx transporter family protein — MRLYIKNNVDIKKMVLLAVLTSQALVLSIIESWFPVPVGIPGIKLGLSNIITIVSLIFFSLSNSISIVLVKCVLSSLFMGGPVIFAFSICGGFLSTLIMWIMLKYLERWLSLIGISIAGSIAHNIGQILVACFIMSDLSVIGYLPVLLLSGIIMGTFVGICSTFFVRALKKLNIISNL, encoded by the coding sequence GTGAGATTATATATAAAAAATAATGTTGACATAAAGAAAATGGTACTACTGGCTGTTCTTACTTCTCAAGCGTTGGTATTGTCAATTATTGAGTCATGGTTTCCAGTTCCTGTTGGTATTCCAGGGATAAAGCTTGGATTGTCAAATATAATAACTATTGTTTCCTTAATTTTTTTTAGTCTATCAAATAGTATTTCAATAGTTTTGGTGAAATGTGTTTTATCATCCCTGTTTATGGGAGGGCCGGTAATTTTTGCTTTTAGCATATGTGGAGGATTTTTGAGTACACTGATTATGTGGATAATGTTAAAATATTTGGAGAGGTGGTTAAGCTTGATTGGAATCAGCATAGCCGGTTCAATAGCACATAATATCGGGCAGATATTGGTAGCATGCTTTATAATGAGTGATTTGTCTGTTATAGGCTATTTACCTGTATTGCTTTTGTCCGGAATTATTATGGGGACTTTTGTAGGGATATGCAGCACCTTTTTTGTTAGAGCTTTGAAAAAGTTAAATATTATATCAAATTTATAA
- a CDS encoding FAD:protein FMN transferase has product MKNNRILIFLFFLIASFYLNGCSKSNESNNYVEKESFQMGTIISQKIYGSNAESSANKIIKRLNSIEENMSLNINTSTLSWINTNSGESQVFHVNDDIYNVLSAAKHFSELSQGAFDITVGPLVKEWGVFTDDPHVPTQSRINELLKLVNYKSIEFDPEKKTFRLPIKGQMIDFGAIAKGYAADEAVKICRKDGIKSAYINLGGNVYVVGNKPDNTPWKIGIQNPRAADGKYIGILRISDKTVVTSGDYERFFVKNGVRYHHIIDPRTGWPSNSDLISSTIVTDSSISADALSTATFVMGLNKSKELLKKLHGVDAIFITKDKKVYITENLRRYFDFQDESGEFTYVEKG; this is encoded by the coding sequence TTGAAAAATAATCGTATTTTAATATTTTTATTCTTTTTGATAGCTTCTTTTTATCTAAACGGATGTTCAAAAAGTAATGAAAGTAATAATTACGTTGAAAAAGAGAGTTTTCAAATGGGCACCATAATTTCCCAAAAAATTTATGGCAGTAATGCTGAAAGTTCTGCCAATAAAATTATCAAAAGACTAAACAGCATTGAAGAAAATATGTCTCTCAATATTAATACAAGTACTTTAAGCTGGATTAATACTAATTCAGGGGAATCACAGGTATTTCATGTTAATGATGATATATATAATGTTTTAAGTGCTGCTAAACATTTTTCTGAATTAAGCCAGGGTGCCTTTGACATAACAGTAGGACCTTTAGTAAAAGAATGGGGGGTTTTTACTGATGATCCGCATGTTCCTACACAGAGCAGAATTAATGAACTTTTAAAACTTGTGAATTATAAATCTATTGAATTTGACCCAGAAAAAAAGACTTTTAGGCTTCCTATAAAAGGACAGATGATAGATTTTGGTGCTATTGCTAAAGGTTATGCTGCAGATGAGGCAGTTAAAATTTGTCGCAAAGACGGAATAAAATCAGCTTACATAAACCTTGGAGGAAATGTTTATGTAGTGGGGAATAAACCGGATAATACACCATGGAAAATAGGAATTCAAAATCCTAGAGCTGCAGACGGTAAATATATTGGTATTTTAAGGATTTCTGATAAAACAGTAGTGACTTCCGGCGACTATGAAAGATTTTTTGTGAAAAACGGCGTTAGATATCACCACATTATTGACCCCAGAACAGGGTGGCCTAGTAATTCGGATTTGATTAGTTCAACCATTGTTACGGATAGTTCCATTAGTGCTGATGCTTTGTCAACAGCTACTTTTGTCATGGGGTTAAACAAGTCAAAAGAATTATTGAAAAAACTCCATGGTGTTGACGCTATATTCATTACGAAAGATAAAAAAGTTTATATAACTGAAAACCTAAGAAGGTACTTTGATTTTCAGGATGAAAGCGGGGAGTTTACGTATGTTGAAAAAGGGTGA
- the fmt gene encoding methionyl-tRNA formyltransferase, with protein sequence MKIIFMGTPEFAVPSLEMLINEGYKVIAVVTQPDKPKGRGKKLAAPPVKEFALEHSIPVLQPEKIKTPEFVEEIRKLAPDLLITAAYGKIISKEMLDIPPLGCINVHGSLLPAYRGAAPIQWSIINGEKVTGITTMFTDVGLDTGDMLLKREIEIGCDMTAGELHDAMAVLGAQVLKETLIELKNGTLVRKPQDDSLSSYAPIITKEVGHIDWNKTAQQIHDLVRGTNPWPGAYTYLNESKMRVWKTSISNLENNKSHCPGEIVKVDDNGLQVKCSDGYILINELQFDSSKRMKVSDYLRGHKISIGEKLGH encoded by the coding sequence GTGAAGATAATTTTTATGGGTACACCTGAATTTGCAGTGCCCAGTCTTGAAATGCTAATAAATGAAGGTTATAAAGTTATTGCAGTTGTTACTCAACCTGACAAACCAAAGGGCAGAGGTAAGAAACTGGCGGCTCCGCCTGTTAAGGAATTTGCACTGGAGCATAGTATACCAGTTCTACAACCTGAAAAAATAAAGACACCTGAATTTGTTGAAGAAATCAGGAAATTAGCTCCAGATTTGTTAATTACTGCTGCATATGGGAAGATTATATCAAAGGAAATGCTTGATATACCACCATTAGGATGTATAAACGTACATGGTTCTCTTTTGCCTGCTTACAGGGGAGCTGCCCCTATTCAGTGGTCAATTATAAACGGTGAAAAAGTAACTGGTATTACTACTATGTTTACTGATGTGGGACTAGACACCGGAGATATGCTTTTAAAAAGGGAAATTGAAATAGGCTGCGATATGACAGCCGGTGAATTGCATGATGCAATGGCTGTTTTAGGAGCCCAAGTTTTAAAAGAAACTCTTATAGAGCTTAAAAATGGTACACTTGTAAGAAAGCCACAGGATGATTCCTTGTCATCATATGCTCCTATAATTACAAAGGAAGTAGGGCACATCGATTGGAATAAAACAGCTCAACAGATACATGACCTTGTAAGAGGAACAAATCCATGGCCGGGGGCGTACACATATTTAAATGAAAGCAAAATGAGGGTTTGGAAAACCTCTATTTCAAACTTGGAAAATAACAAAAGTCATTGTCCTGGAGAAATTGTCAAGGTTGATGATAACGGACTACAGGTAAAATGCTCTGATGGCTACATATTGATAAATGAGCTGCAATTTGATTCGTCTAAAAGGATGAAAGTCAGCGATTATTTGAGAGGACACAAAATTAGCATAGGTGAGAAGCTTGGACACTAA
- a CDS encoding single-stranded DNA-binding protein: MVGNVIENNVVTISGRVISEVEYSHEVYGEGFYSFHLDVPRLSESSDKISVTFSERLVPKEKLVIGALLEIEGQFRSYNSYKSESNKLVLTVFAREIIFIDEDKRIKNPNQIYLNGYICKSPIYRMTPFGREITDILVAVNRPYNKSDYIPCIAWGRNARYSQNLSVGDNIKIWGRIQSREYQKKLESGEVLTKTAYEVSVSKMEVSEPPVAKENNENESDSNESSTED, encoded by the coding sequence ATGGTCGGAAATGTAATAGAAAATAACGTAGTGACCATTTCAGGAAGAGTAATTTCGGAGGTTGAATATAGTCATGAGGTATATGGAGAAGGATTTTATTCTTTTCATTTAGATGTACCCAGATTAAGTGAAAGCAGTGATAAAATATCTGTTACATTTTCAGAACGTCTGGTTCCAAAGGAGAAGCTTGTTATTGGCGCATTATTGGAAATAGAGGGTCAATTCAGATCATATAACAGCTATAAAAGTGAGTCAAATAAACTTGTGCTTACTGTTTTTGCAAGGGAAATCATATTTATTGATGAAGATAAAAGAATAAAAAATCCTAATCAGATTTATTTGAACGGTTATATATGTAAGTCACCCATATATAGAATGACCCCTTTTGGAAGGGAAATAACAGATATACTTGTGGCGGTTAACAGACCATATAATAAATCAGACTATATTCCATGCATAGCCTGGGGCAGGAATGCCAGGTATTCTCAAAATCTGTCTGTAGGAGACAATATAAAGATATGGGGAAGAATCCAAAGTAGGGAGTACCAAAAAAAGCTTGAGTCAGGAGAAGTTTTGACAAAAACAGCTTATGAGGTTTCAGTCTCTAAAATGGAAGTATCTGAACCTCCAGTTGCTAAAGAAAATAATGAAAATGAAAGTGATTCTAACGAAAGTTCAACAGAAGATTAA
- a CDS encoding YitT family protein produces MTRKNHIKREIKRYIFLFIGSILAATGLEIFLIPNNIIDGGIVGISIITSYLTKVPVSIYLVVLNIPFLFLGYKQIGKTFVFSSLFAVLSFSFWVSVFHSIPVLTSDILLASVFGGIILGIGVGIIIRYGGSLDGTEMVAIIINKRTSFSVGEMVMFFNVFILSSAGLVFGWDHAMYSLIAYFIAYKVIDIIIEGLDETKAAIIISESGEEIAKAITARLGRGVTFLDGRGGFSHNEKTILYSVVTRLEVSKLKSIIYDKDENAFVTINDVSEVMGGKHKKRSIH; encoded by the coding sequence ATGACAAGAAAAAATCATATAAAAAGAGAAATAAAAAGATATATATTTCTATTTATCGGTTCGATTTTAGCAGCTACAGGATTGGAAATATTTCTAATACCAAATAATATCATTGACGGTGGGATAGTAGGTATATCGATAATTACAAGTTATTTAACTAAGGTACCAGTAAGTATATATTTAGTTGTACTTAATATTCCATTTTTGTTTCTAGGATATAAACAGATAGGAAAAACATTTGTTTTTTCATCATTATTTGCAGTATTATCATTTTCTTTTTGGGTGTCAGTATTTCATTCCATACCTGTGCTTACAAGTGACATCTTACTTGCTTCGGTATTCGGAGGTATAATTCTGGGAATTGGAGTAGGTATAATAATTAGATACGGTGGTTCTCTTGATGGTACAGAAATGGTGGCAATAATCATTAATAAACGTACATCATTTTCAGTAGGCGAAATGGTTATGTTTTTTAATGTATTCATTTTAAGCAGTGCCGGTCTTGTCTTTGGTTGGGATCATGCAATGTATTCTCTTATAGCATACTTTATTGCTTATAAAGTCATAGATATTATTATAGAAGGTCTTGATGAAACAAAAGCCGCGATAATTATATCCGAAAGCGGTGAAGAAATTGCTAAAGCAATCACAGCACGACTTGGAAGAGGAGTTACATTTCTTGATGGAAGAGGCGGCTTTTCCCATAATGAAAAAACAATACTATATTCTGTTGTAACAAGGCTGGAGGTTTCAAAGCTTAAATCAATTATATACGATAAAGATGAAAATGCTTTTGTTACCATAAATGATGTATCGGAAGTAATGGGAGGAAAGCACAAGAAGCGGTCAATCCATTAA
- a CDS encoding NAD(P)/FAD-dependent oxidoreductase, producing the protein MSRKIIIVGAGYAGIEAALYLQRKKKKKDDLSITIIDKNSYHTLLTELHETAGNRIDSDGVIVPLRDIFQYTDVKIVKDEIIKFDMENNTILSAKNKYEYDYLVLAFGSEPNYYGIPGMKEYSYPLWSFKDSIRIKEHILDCFELASQENDETKKKSLLTFVVGGGGFTGVEMMGELGRWVKKLCIDYGIPRNQVSLYLIEALPKILTILNENNVKKSMDYLTSTLGVNVLLESAITKLDSEKVELKDGRSINTRTLIWTAGIKASSLTDEIDTEKNRTSRIVVDEYTKTPFKNVYAIGDVSAFTYEDKVLPPLVESALQTGENAAINILADIRGTEKVKLKPKLHGVMVSIGSNFAVSEIMGKQLPVWISILLKYMVNVHYLFGIGGFELVFKYLNHELMKKRHKKSFLEYHYTRRSATIWLVPLRLFLGYTWFIEGYNKIKEGWLTSPMLAGLPVDGASSASITESGEKIFRIVSSHTPEWYAWVANRLVIPNALFFQIMIVLTEVGLGLAFISGTFTFIAGLAAIALNINFLLSTGLYDTSWWLIPAEIAMLGGAGRVFGIDSYLIPALMKLWRYLVRRSS; encoded by the coding sequence ATGTCAAGAAAAATAATAATCGTAGGTGCAGGTTATGCAGGAATAGAAGCTGCTTTATACCTTCAACGAAAAAAGAAAAAGAAAGATGATTTGTCGATTACGATTATAGATAAAAATTCGTATCATACACTGTTGACAGAGCTCCATGAAACTGCCGGAAACAGGATAGATTCAGATGGAGTTATTGTACCCCTTAGAGATATATTTCAGTACACAGATGTTAAAATAGTGAAAGATGAAATTATTAAGTTTGATATGGAAAATAATACCATTTTATCAGCGAAAAATAAATATGAGTATGACTATCTCGTATTAGCCTTTGGAAGTGAGCCGAATTATTACGGTATACCCGGAATGAAAGAATACAGTTACCCTCTCTGGTCATTTAAGGATTCAATCAGAATTAAAGAGCATATTCTGGATTGCTTTGAACTTGCTTCTCAGGAAAATGATGAAACTAAGAAAAAATCCCTTTTGACCTTTGTAGTCGGTGGTGGAGGTTTTACAGGCGTCGAGATGATGGGAGAATTGGGAAGATGGGTTAAAAAGCTTTGTATTGACTACGGTATTCCCCGTAATCAAGTAAGCCTTTATCTAATAGAAGCATTGCCTAAAATACTTACAATACTAAATGAGAATAATGTTAAAAAGTCTATGGATTATCTTACTTCTACTTTGGGAGTTAATGTGCTTCTTGAAAGTGCAATTACAAAACTTGATTCTGAGAAGGTGGAACTCAAAGACGGGCGCTCAATAAACACACGTACCCTTATTTGGACTGCTGGAATAAAAGCATCCTCTTTGACTGATGAAATAGATACAGAAAAAAATAGAACTTCAAGAATTGTTGTTGATGAATACACTAAAACACCTTTTAAAAATGTATATGCAATAGGAGATGTATCTGCTTTTACCTATGAAGATAAAGTTCTTCCTCCTCTTGTAGAGTCTGCACTGCAAACAGGTGAAAATGCAGCTATTAATATACTCGCTGATATCAGAGGCACTGAAAAAGTTAAACTAAAGCCAAAACTGCATGGTGTCATGGTTTCCATCGGAAGCAATTTTGCCGTTAGTGAAATAATGGGAAAACAACTGCCTGTATGGATTTCGATACTATTGAAATACATGGTAAATGTTCATTACCTGTTTGGTATCGGAGGATTTGAACTTGTTTTTAAATATCTTAATCATGAATTAATGAAAAAAAGACATAAAAAATCCTTTTTGGAGTACCATTATACCCGTAGATCCGCTACAATATGGCTTGTACCTTTAAGATTATTCCTGGGTTATACATGGTTTATAGAGGGATATAATAAAATAAAGGAAGGCTGGCTGACTTCACCAATGCTTGCAGGTTTGCCAGTTGATGGTGCTTCCAGTGCCTCAATTACGGAATCAGGAGAAAAAATATTCCGAATTGTTTCCTCCCATACTCCGGAGTGGTACGCATGGGTAGCAAACCGATTAGTTATTCCAAATGCTCTTTTCTTTCAAATTATGATAGTACTAACCGAAGTGGGGCTTGGACTTGCATTTATATCAGGAACATTTACATTTATAGCAGGTCTGGCCGCAATTGCTTTAAACATAAATTTTCTTCTTTCAACAGGCTTATACGATACAAGCTGGTGGCTTATCCCTGCTGAAATAGCTATGTTGGGAGGTGCTGGAAGAGTATTCGGTATTGACAGTTACCTTATACCAGCATTGATGAAGCTCTGGAGATACCTTGTAAGGCGTAGCTCATAA
- the def gene encoding peptide deformylase: MAYRQIREDGDEVLRKISRPVETIDKKILSLLEDMADTMYRADGVGLAAPQVGVLKRIVVIDVGDGLYEMINPVILEQSGEQDGIEGCLSIPGLSGKVKRPMNVTLRYTDRNGESITIKANEFFARAICHELDHLDGILYKDKAYKMYTEKEFEEMRKNKKD, encoded by the coding sequence ATGGCTTACAGGCAAATAAGGGAAGATGGGGACGAAGTATTAAGAAAGATAAGCAGACCAGTTGAAACTATTGATAAAAAAATATTATCTCTTTTAGAAGATATGGCAGATACTATGTACAGAGCTGACGGAGTAGGTTTGGCAGCTCCTCAGGTTGGTGTTCTCAAGAGAATAGTTGTTATAGATGTGGGTGATGGATTATATGAGATGATTAATCCGGTTATTCTAGAGCAAAGCGGAGAACAGGATGGTATTGAAGGCTGCCTGAGTATCCCAGGGTTATCAGGAAAGGTTAAGCGCCCCATGAACGTTACTTTGAGATATACTGACAGAAACGGCGAAAGTATAACCATCAAAGCCAATGAATTTTTTGCAAGAGCCATATGTCATGAATTAGACCATTTGGACGGAATTTTATATAAAGATAAGGCATATAAGATGTACACTGAAAAAGAATTTGAAGAAATGAGAAAAAATAAAAAAGATTAG